A genomic segment from Candidatus Binatia bacterium encodes:
- a CDS encoding cobalamin-binding protein — protein sequence MRICSLLPSATEIAFALGLGDEVVGVTHECDYPPEAKKRRVVVKSAIEPEKHASGEIDRLVREHLQTKKSIYAIDLAKFREANPDFILTQNLCDVCALDYNAVAEAARSLARAPKIVALAPANFSDLFRDIETVGAAAGKKREAQALVTDLKRRVDRVRGRAAGADLRPRVACIEWLDPIYNAGHWVPEMVALAGGTDGLGARGEPSKKVEWEAVRSFAPEAVVLLPCGFDVARSLREASLLSRLDGWNDLPAVKSGRVYAVNGSAYFNRSGPRLIDGLEILAQIIHPEIFPWQAPPEAAQRLS from the coding sequence ATGCGCATCTGTTCTCTGCTGCCGAGCGCGACCGAGATCGCCTTCGCTCTCGGCCTGGGCGACGAAGTCGTCGGCGTGACCCACGAGTGCGACTATCCGCCGGAGGCAAAGAAGCGGCGCGTCGTCGTGAAGAGCGCGATCGAGCCTGAAAAACACGCCAGCGGCGAGATCGACCGGCTCGTCCGCGAGCACCTGCAGACAAAGAAAAGCATCTACGCGATCGACCTCGCGAAGTTCCGAGAGGCGAATCCGGATTTCATTCTCACCCAAAATTTGTGCGACGTCTGCGCGCTCGATTACAACGCAGTGGCCGAGGCGGCGCGCTCGCTCGCGCGCGCGCCAAAGATCGTCGCCCTCGCGCCCGCGAATTTTTCGGACTTGTTTCGCGACATCGAGACGGTCGGCGCGGCCGCCGGAAAAAAGCGCGAGGCGCAAGCGCTCGTGACCGACTTGAAGCGGCGCGTCGACCGCGTGCGCGGGCGCGCAGCCGGCGCCGATCTCAGGCCGCGCGTCGCCTGCATCGAGTGGCTCGATCCCATTTATAACGCGGGCCACTGGGTACCCGAGATGGTCGCGCTGGCGGGCGGCACCGACGGCCTGGGCGCAAGGGGAGAGCCCTCGAAAAAGGTCGAGTGGGAAGCGGTGCGGTCTTTCGCGCCGGAGGCGGTGGTGCTACTGCCCTGCGGCTTCGATGTCGCGCGGAGCTTGAGGGAAGCTTCGCTCCTCTCACGTCTCGACGGATGGAATGATTTGCCAGCGGTAAAGAGCGGAAGAGTCTATGCCGTCAACGGCTCCGCCTATTTCAATCGCTCCGGGCCGCGGCTCATTGACGGGCTGGAGATACTGGCTCAGATCATCCATCCGGAA
- a CDS encoding MFS transporter: MEKPVRPWNVLAERNFGLFWSSLLVSAVGSQLTSVAMVWQIYEMTNSPLQLGVTGLFRAAPVILFSLTGGWLADRIDRRRLLIATQSLALLLSLALALLTDSGQVQVWHIYAVTFLSSALMVFDQPARGAMIPGLVPREHLPTAFALNITLRQSAHLAGPFIGGLIIAWAGLSRAYYIDAASFLAVIVCLLGMRVRPAAAPPDRQSALKSMHEGFAFVWKNSAILGLLAMDTCVSFFGAYRAMMPVFARDILGVGPTGLGVLLGAPALGALVGSSVVMGWSGLSRKPRLIIPITLLYTLGLVLFGLSRWFALSFAIALLLGALDSAGETLRMTIIQLLTPDRLRGRVQGLVHVFLVGGPFMGQAQIGLAASALGAPGAVVAGGIIGALSVGLTSRWITQIKEAADREPSFELRPDER; the protein is encoded by the coding sequence ATGGAAAAACCTGTCAGACCCTGGAATGTTCTCGCCGAGCGCAACTTTGGCCTTTTCTGGTCGAGCCTTCTGGTTTCCGCCGTCGGCAGCCAGCTCACTTCGGTGGCGATGGTGTGGCAGATTTACGAAATGACGAATTCGCCGCTTCAGCTCGGCGTAACCGGTCTCTTCCGGGCCGCGCCGGTCATCCTGTTTTCCTTGACCGGCGGCTGGCTGGCCGACCGGATCGACCGGCGGCGGCTGTTGATCGCCACGCAGTCCCTCGCGCTCTTGTTGTCGCTCGCTCTCGCGCTGCTGACCGACTCCGGCCAGGTGCAGGTCTGGCACATCTACGCGGTGACGTTTCTTTCCAGCGCGCTGATGGTGTTCGACCAGCCGGCGCGCGGCGCCATGATTCCTGGTCTCGTGCCGCGCGAGCATCTGCCCACGGCGTTCGCGCTGAACATCACTCTCCGGCAGAGCGCTCATCTCGCCGGTCCTTTCATCGGCGGCCTGATCATCGCCTGGGCCGGGCTTAGCCGGGCCTACTACATCGACGCGGCGAGCTTTCTCGCGGTGATCGTCTGCCTCCTCGGCATGCGGGTGCGCCCGGCGGCGGCGCCGCCGGATCGCCAGTCGGCGCTCAAGAGCATGCACGAAGGGTTCGCGTTCGTGTGGAAAAATTCCGCGATCCTGGGACTGCTGGCGATGGACACGTGCGTCTCGTTCTTCGGCGCGTACCGGGCGATGATGCCGGTCTTCGCGCGCGATATTCTCGGCGTCGGACCGACGGGGCTCGGCGTCTTGTTGGGCGCGCCGGCGCTCGGCGCCCTGGTCGGCTCTTCCGTCGTCATGGGGTGGAGCGGCCTCAGCCGCAAGCCCCGCCTCATCATTCCGATCACGCTGCTTTACACGCTCGGGCTCGTTTTGTTCGGCCTCTCGCGCTGGTTCGCGCTTTCTTTTGCGATCGCCCTGCTGCTCGGCGCGCTCGATTCCGCGGGCGAGACTCTCAGAATGACGATCATTCAGCTTCTCACGCCCGATCGATTGAGAGGAAGGGTCCAGGGGCTCGTGCATGTCTTCCTCGTCGGCGGCCCTTTCATGGGACAGGCGCAAATCGGATTGGCGGCCTCCGCTCTCGGCGCTCCCGGCGCGGTCGTCGCCGGCGGAATCATCGGCGCCCTGTCGGTGGGATTGACCTCCCGGTGGATCACGCAGATAAAGGAAGCCGCCGACCGGGAGCCATCTTTCGAATTACGGCCGGACGAACGTTGA